The Chlorocebus sabaeus isolate Y175 chromosome 20, mChlSab1.0.hap1, whole genome shotgun sequence genomic sequence TGCTGAAGGAGCAGCTCCTGTTTGGGATATGTTATCTTTGtggcagagagaaagagcaggAGAGCTAGCAGGAATGCACAATGCCTCTTAAAGCATCTCTGAAGTACTGTATGTCTTGCCCACTCGCATTCTTTTGGCCAGAGCACCCCCTGATCAAGACTGACATCAGTAGGATGGGAATGGATGCCCCTCTGCAAGCCACCAGGCAGTGGGAGAGGATGTACAATGCTCTTATAGGGAAGGGGAGATTAGCAAATAATCTAATAATAGATTATTGAACTGGCCTTTTCAACCATTGTACCATATTAGTACAATGTCTGTGGGTGTGCAGACTGTGTCTCCTGGCTAGAGATTATTAGCCAGGAGACGGTAATATAGCCTACCATGGGGAGAAACTCAGTTTAAATATCCGTTTTTCTGTGAAAATATCTCAGAATACACACATTCCAGGCTCTTTGCTGaggattttattttactgttatctcatttaatcatcacaacgaTTCTGGGGAAATGGGTTCGTTTTAGAAATGTGGAAGTCATTATTcagaaaattaaactttttgCCTAACGTCACATAAGCTAGTAAGGATCAGAACTAgggtttgaatccaggtctgCTTTGATTCCAAAGCCTGAGCTCTTCTATACAAACTACACAGATCAAACATGTTACAGAATCTCTCCTGCCCCAGGGCTGTGGCCCTTGCTCCCCTATGACACTGATGTTTTAGGATGATGGGTAGAACCTGCCTGGATTTTCCCAAGGAGGTCAGACTAATCCCTAAGTCAAGCAGATCTTTTTCCGTCTGTCCTTACTGAACTTTGGTACTAGGCAGTGGTTTCTGTCTTCCACAACTGCCCATGGCTGTCTTTGTGTGAAGGGACCCTTATTGTGGCCAGTTAACTCAGTGTCCTAAGATAGACAGACTTACCAGCttctacaccttttttttttttttttgagatggagttttgctcttgttgttcaggctggagtgcaatggcatgatcttggctcaccacaacctccacctcccgggttcgaaagattctcctgcctccatctccccagtagctgggattacaggcatgcgccaccacgcctggctaattttgtatttttagtagagacggggtttctccatgttggtcaggctggtctcgaactcccgacctcaggtgatatgcctgcctcggcttcccaaagtggtgggattacaggcgtgagccaccgcgcccggccacttctaCACTTTTATCTACCACCCATTCCCCCCCATCTCGCAGTTCACCTTTTCCAGAGAATTCTTGAAATGCTACAGGGGTATGGGTCCCTGttccttaaaaacataaaatcaattaAGAGTAGTGTCTGGAACATTATACAAGAACTCCAGAGGACTCATGGAATAGAAATCAACTGCAAATACTCATGAATCTTCACTGAAGGTCCTCTTCCATCAGAGTAAGAATGTCAGCTTGGTGGAAGACAGGGAAGGTGAATTTGTGAGGCTTTGTGTGTAGGAAAAACCTGTAGCCAGGAAGTTACTGAGGCTGGCCCTTCCTGGCATTTCTGTTGATGGCCTTCATACCCCTTCCTCCAGGTGGCACCCCTCCCAATGTGGATCCTGAGGCCTACTCCTGGTTCCAGTCGGTGGACTCAGATCACAGTGGCTATATCTCCATGAAGGAGCTAAAGCAGGCCTTGGTCAACTGCAATTGGTCCTCATTCAATGATGAGACCTGCCTCATGATGATAAGTGAGTCTCCACCTTGCCCTTGGGCCCGAGCTGGGGCAGAGCCACCTGATAGTGTACAGTAGTTGGGTAGGTAGACATTCTGAAGAGAAATTCATTGACCAGGGAGGACTGCGGGGAGGAAGCTAGGTTCAGGGTGAGATCCCCTAGACTGAGAGCTCTTTTCCTGAGATCTTTCTTAAGTTCTAGACCCTGCCTAGTTACAGGCtaactcagtttcctcttctgtagaaTGGTACTCCCTCCCCTGGTAGGAAACAGCAGGGAGGGGTTAGGTgccaaggctgcagagaaaatgcAGTTCTGGATGGGGTGGGGCTAAAGGTGTCCAGAGTAGGAGGACGGTGCAACGCTTGATGTGGGTGTCTCAGGTGCAAGCATCTAGGCCTTAGGCCTTGGTTCTGTGAAGTCgcctactccagcctggggagaagGGCTGCCTCAGTGGGGCCTGAGGGGGACCCTTGGCTTTCAGTCTTGaagccttccttccctcctttccctcctcaccTTCAGACATGTTTGACAAGACCAAGTCAGGCCGCATCGATGTCTACGGCTTCTCAGCCCTGTGGAAATTCATCCAGCAGTGGAAGAACCTCTTCCAGCAGTATGACCGGGACCGCTCGGGCTCCATTAGCTACACAGAGCTGCAGCAAGGTGCGGGTCATGGCTGGGGCACGATGGGCaggacagagctagactcttcTCTTTACACCCTAAGATACACAAAGGGATTTCCTCTTGCTACCGAATGTCCACCTGCACTACAGAATGGTGTTCTCAGTGCAGGCCTGCGTCCCTTCTGTGACCCAGTTGGGGCACTGAGCCAAGATCTAGGGCAAGGAAACACCTGGGTCCAGAATCAGGGCTGGACCCCGGAGTGCTGGGTGAGATGGCCCCAACCACAGGGAGCCTTAAGGATGGAAAATTGGCACCTTAAGGGCTATGAGACCAGTGTGTGTGGCTGAGGTGACTCCTTCCTCTCCAGTTTCTAGCATGTAGAACGGAAAGAGCCCTGAACAGGGCTCAGAAAGATGGGTCTGTTGCCACCCCTGCTAGTGGGCAGTTTCTCTCCCAACTTTGGGACCCCGAGCACTCTAAAAGTTGCAGTTGGGGAAGATGACCTGAGGCCACAGCCCCAGGTCTGGTTCCAAACTGACTCTGTAAGGCAGGAGGCCACAGTTTGGGCTCAGGCAGGTTAGTAAGAGGTTGGGGGGAGGACCCAAGAGGGAGCTTTGCCACCCAGGAGGGAGAAGCGGCTCCCCAGAGAGTCTAGTCCTTTGCCCAGGCTGCGGATTTTATTCAGACTAAGGAGGTCTGTGGGCAGGAGTGAGTGCACCACATCTGCCCCCAGCAGAAGGGAGGGGAGATGGCCTATAGTAATGACCTACTCTTGCCAGCTTTTGCCATGGATATTAGTAAGGGTGATAGTAACCACAGcaaaacagatatttactgaatgcttgcTATTTTTAATAGGCTTATGTGATTCATTCTTCCCATGTGCTAGGTACTATTTATAATTCCACACCCTTCAATTAAGAATCCCTTGTTATCTcccttttacaggtgagaaaactgaggtttagtgTGGGTAACCTGCCTAAGGGCCTGCATAACAAATGGAGAGTTGAGGTTTTAGCCTGGCCTGGTAAGTTAtgaacagaggaaggaaggaagcaagcatACCAGTGAAGAGACAGGATGCTCCAAGAGACCTTGGAGTGGCGGTGACTTTATTAAAATGGCACTTACTGAGTGCTTtttatgtgccagtcactgtgctaAGTAGCTTTACATGATCACCCATTTTAATCCTTGCTAGAACCTACAAGTTAAGTACTATCCCCGTTTTAGAGATGATAAGATAGGGATAGTGAGGCTAAGCAACTTGCCCAGGGGCTGACTCCAGAGCAGGTCCTCATACCTCTGCTGTGCTGCCTCTGATGTCTGCCCCAAGCAGGGTGGTCCTGGGAGCTCAGGCTTCCTTTTGGAATGCAAATGAGTCAGAGATGATTGTGGATAGTCCGTTGTCATCTCTGGAATCCCATGAGCCTCAGTTGAAGAGACAATAATGGAGACTGGGAGAAAGAGGGATGAGGGCCTTCCACCTAAGGGTAGCATCCAGACAGGGCCCCTGTTGTGTTCCTGATATCTTAGACCCTTGGGATTTCTCTGCCCTCTTTATGCTTCTGTGCCTGTCCTCTCGAAGTTCCTTGAACTGCTGTGATCCAGTATTGCTGATTGATGGAGGTGTTCATGGCAGGTTTTTGTGTGTCTGGTCTGTGTGCCCCTCTTCTCCAGCTCTGTCCCAAATGGGCTACAACCTGAGCCCCCAGTTCACCCAGCTTCTGGTCTCCCGCTACTGCCCACGCTCTGCCAATCCTGCCATGCAGCTGGACCGCTTCATCCAGGTGTGCACCCAGCTGCAGGTGCTGACAGAGGCCTTCCGGGAGAAGGACACAGCTGTACAAGGCAACATTCGGCTCAGCTTCGAGGACTTCGTCACCATGACTGCTTCTCGGATGCTATGACCCAACCCATCTGTGGAGAGTGGAGTGCACCAGGGACCTTTCCTGGCTTCTTAGAGTGAGAGAAGTACGTGGACATCTCTTCTTTTCCTGTTCCTTTAGAAGAACATTCTCCCTTGCTTGATGCAACACTGTTCCAAAAGAGGGTTGAGAGTCCTGCATCATAGCC encodes the following:
- the PEF1 gene encoding peflin isoform X1, with product MASYPYRQGCPGAAGQAPGAPPGSYYPGPPNSGGQYGSGLPPGGYGGPAPGGPYGPPAGGGPYGHPNPGMFPSGTPGGPYGGAAPGGPYGQPPPSSYGAQQPGPYGQGGTPPNVDPEAYSWFQSVDSDHSGYISMKELKQALVNCNWSSFNDETCLMMINMFDKTKSGRIDVYGFSALWKFIQQWKNLFQQYDRDRSGSISYTELQQALSQMGYNLSPQFTQLLVSRYCPRSANPAMQLDRFIQVCTQLQVLTEAFREKDTAVQGNIRLSFEDFVTMTASRML
- the PEF1 gene encoding peflin isoform X2 — protein: MFPSGTPGGPYGGAAPGGPYGQPPPSSYGAQQPGPYGQGGTPPNVDPEAYSWFQSVDSDHSGYISMKELKQALVNCNWSSFNDETCLMMINMFDKTKSGRIDVYGFSALWKFIQQWKNLFQQYDRDRSGSISYTELQQALSQMGYNLSPQFTQLLVSRYCPRSANPAMQLDRFIQVCTQLQVLTEAFREKDTAVQGNIRLSFEDFVTMTASRML